One Dermacentor silvarum isolate Dsil-2018 chromosome 10, BIME_Dsil_1.4, whole genome shotgun sequence genomic window carries:
- the LOC125941065 gene encoding uncharacterized protein LOC125941065, with the protein MSRRQSHCFVPGCTTGYKSYKKKLSLFGVPKDQETHRKWQRNIPLADKPLERNAAVCELHFDPQFVSRHFEHIINGELVRLERGRPFLQPDAIPTIFPNVPKYLSKPVPKKRNPKERLDPQFAPPQKKSRIDVSSPDTSDETPMLAADSVDYQNVIMPSNQWGKHVFSESPLLVAYSVCLPGPNMSLLHAQKLVLFRGGDSMIEHQVFVRGVELSLDEHCDPASLLQAVDSMQLCSGAVRSVEFPLARSSNMTTWNEGLYHTKCKGVVSGPEKCCIACKYLRRLLLNQRCRARQLKRKKNYARKLKARTQATVRRLRAKAKIVAGTA; encoded by the coding sequence atgagccgccgtcaaagtcaCTGTTTTGTGCCTGGCTGCACGACTGGCTACAAATCGTACAAAAAGAAATTGTCGCTCTTCGGGGTACCTAAAGACCAGGAGACGCACCGAAAGTGGCAGCGCAACATCCCTCTAGCCGAcaagccactcgaacgaaatgccgctgtgtgcgaactgcatttcgatccgcagtttgtgtcgcgtcactttgaacacatcatcaatggtgagctggtgcgcctgGAAAGGGGCAGGCCATTTCTACAGCCGGATGCGATACCGACGATTTTTCCAAACGTTCCCAAGTACCTCTCCAAGCCAGTGCCCAAGAAAAGGAATCCGAAAGAAAGGTTAGACCCACAGTTTGCGCCTCCACAGAAAAAATCGCGAATCGACGTGTCCTCACCTGACACATCGGATGAAACACCCATGCTTGCCGCCGACTCTGTGgattaccaaaatgtgatcaTGCCGTCCAATCAGTGGGGTAAGCACGTTTTTTCTGAAAGTCCCCTTTTGGTCGCCTATAGCGTCTGCCTACCGGGGCCAAACATGAGCTTGCTTCATgcccaaaagcttgtgctgtttcgtggcggggacagcatgatcgaacacCAAGTGTTTGTACGTGGTGTAGAGCTGtcacttgatgagcactgcgatcCTGCATCCCTCCTACAGGCTGTTGACAGCATGCAGCTCTGCTCTGGCGCAGTGCGGTcggtggagttccctcttgcgcgcaGCTCCAACATGACAACGTGGAATGAAGGCCTCTACCACACGAAGTGCAAGGGGGTGGTAAGTGGCCCTGAAAAGTGCTGCATCGCATGCAAGTACCTCAGAAGGCTACTGCTCAACCAGAGGTGTCGAGCTAGGCAGCTAAAGCGTAAAAAAAATTACGCCAGGAAGCTAAAGGCAAGGACCCAAGCTACGGTGCGCCGCCTAAGAGCCAAAGCGAAAATCGTGGCGGggacagcatga